The Populus alba chromosome 6, ASM523922v2, whole genome shotgun sequence genome contains a region encoding:
- the LOC118048536 gene encoding zinc finger CCCH domain-containing protein 11 isoform X2, translating to MPPKQQSKVDLAKKQKIVEDKTFGLKNKNKSKNVQKYVQSLKQNVQPQPDPSKLAAKKKKEEEKAKEKELNELFKVAVSQPKVPVGVDPKSILCEFFKVGQCAKGFKCKFSHDLNVQRKGEKIDIYSDKRDQETMEDWDQETLEKVVESKGKEYQQNKPTDIVCKYFLEAVEKKQYGWFWVCPNGGKDCHYRHSLPQGYVLKSQMKALLDEEAEKISIEEEIENQRAKTTSSTPMTPELFLQWKKKRMEERDAGLAAQRAERAKNDRMSGRELFLSDASVFVDDAEAYEKYQREEEPDGTEQKVNDKSTADGPSTSAAAAGDAEDLTDDDDELDMDELNELEASLSKTSIQIPGRSGSH from the exons ATGCCGCCGAAGCAGCAATCAAAAGTAGATTTAGCAAAGAAGCAGAAGATCGTAGAAGACAAGACCTTCGggctcaaaaacaaaaacaagagtaAAAATGTTCAAAAATATGTACAATCCCTCAAGCAAAACGTACAACCCCAACCTGACCCCTCTAAACTCGCCGCCAAG aaaaagaaagaggaagagaagGCAAAAGAGAAGGAGCTAAATGAATTGTTTAAAGTTGCTGTTAGCCAGCCCAAAGTTCCTGTTG GTGTTGATCCAAAGTCGATATTGTGCGAGTTCTTCAAAGTGGGGCAGTGCGCGAAAGGCTTCAAATGCAAGTTCTCGCACGATTTGAATGTTCAGCGAAAAGGAGAAAAGATTGATATTTATAGTGACAAGCGCGACCAAG aaacaATGGAGGATTGGGACCAAGAGACATTGGAGAAGGTCGTGGAGTCAAAGGGAAAAGAGTATCAGCAGAATAAACCTACTGATATT GTTtgcaaatattttcttgaagCAGTGGAGAAGAAACAATATGGTTGGTTCTGGGTCTGCCCAAATGGTGGTAAAGATTGCCATTATCGGCATTCTCTTCCTCAAGGGTATGTTTTGAAATCTCAGATGAAGGCTCTATTAGATGAAGAGGCAGAAAAGATCTCCATCGAAGAGGAGATTGAAAATCAG CGTGCTAAAACAACAAGTTCAACCCCTATGACTCCTGAGCTGTTCCTGCaatggaagaagaaaaggatggaagaaagagatgctggtttGGCTGCTCAGAGGGCAGAGAGGGCTAAGAATGATCGTATGAG TGGTCGGGAGCTATTTCTATCAGATGCCAGCGTGTTTGTGGATGATGCTGAGGCATATGAGAAATATCAAAGAGAGGAAGAACCTGATGGTACTGAACAGAAG GTAAATGATAAATCCACTGCTGATGGACCGAGTACCTCAGCAGCAGCTGCTGGTGATGCTGAAGATCTTACTGATGACGACGATGAACTTGACATGGACGAGTTAAATGAGTTGGAGGCAAGTTTATCAAAAACTTCAATCCAAATTCCAGGGCGCAGTGGCAGTCATTAG
- the LOC118048536 gene encoding zinc finger CCCH domain-containing protein 11 isoform X1, with product MPPKQQSKVDLAKKQKIVEDKTFGLKNKNKSKNVQKYVQSLKQNVQPQPDPSKLAAKKKKEEEKAKEKELNELFKVAVSQPKVPVGVDPKSILCEFFKVGQCAKGFKCKFSHDLNVQRKGEKIDIYSDKRDQETMEDWDQETLEKVVESKGKEYQQNKPTDIVCKYFLEAVEKKQYGWFWVCPNGGKDCHYRHSLPQGYVLKSQMKALLDEEAEKISIEEEIENQRAKTTSSTPMTPELFLQWKKKRMEERDAGLAAQRAERAKNDRMSGRELFLSDASVFVDDAEAYEKYQREEEPDGTEQKFASGIQVNDKSTADGPSTSAAAAGDAEDLTDDDDELDMDELNELEASLSKTSIQIPGRSGSH from the exons ATGCCGCCGAAGCAGCAATCAAAAGTAGATTTAGCAAAGAAGCAGAAGATCGTAGAAGACAAGACCTTCGggctcaaaaacaaaaacaagagtaAAAATGTTCAAAAATATGTACAATCCCTCAAGCAAAACGTACAACCCCAACCTGACCCCTCTAAACTCGCCGCCAAG aaaaagaaagaggaagagaagGCAAAAGAGAAGGAGCTAAATGAATTGTTTAAAGTTGCTGTTAGCCAGCCCAAAGTTCCTGTTG GTGTTGATCCAAAGTCGATATTGTGCGAGTTCTTCAAAGTGGGGCAGTGCGCGAAAGGCTTCAAATGCAAGTTCTCGCACGATTTGAATGTTCAGCGAAAAGGAGAAAAGATTGATATTTATAGTGACAAGCGCGACCAAG aaacaATGGAGGATTGGGACCAAGAGACATTGGAGAAGGTCGTGGAGTCAAAGGGAAAAGAGTATCAGCAGAATAAACCTACTGATATT GTTtgcaaatattttcttgaagCAGTGGAGAAGAAACAATATGGTTGGTTCTGGGTCTGCCCAAATGGTGGTAAAGATTGCCATTATCGGCATTCTCTTCCTCAAGGGTATGTTTTGAAATCTCAGATGAAGGCTCTATTAGATGAAGAGGCAGAAAAGATCTCCATCGAAGAGGAGATTGAAAATCAG CGTGCTAAAACAACAAGTTCAACCCCTATGACTCCTGAGCTGTTCCTGCaatggaagaagaaaaggatggaagaaagagatgctggtttGGCTGCTCAGAGGGCAGAGAGGGCTAAGAATGATCGTATGAG TGGTCGGGAGCTATTTCTATCAGATGCCAGCGTGTTTGTGGATGATGCTGAGGCATATGAGAAATATCAAAGAGAGGAAGAACCTGATGGTACTGAACAGAAG TTTGCTTCTGGAATTCAGGTAAATGATAAATCCACTGCTGATGGACCGAGTACCTCAGCAGCAGCTGCTGGTGATGCTGAAGATCTTACTGATGACGACGATGAACTTGACATGGACGAGTTAAATGAGTTGGAGGCAAGTTTATCAAAAACTTCAATCCAAATTCCAGGGCGCAGTGGCAGTCATTAG